In one Ischnura elegans chromosome 13, ioIscEleg1.1, whole genome shotgun sequence genomic region, the following are encoded:
- the LOC124170004 gene encoding uncharacterized protein LOC124170004, with translation MAKWVIVKFLDLLDDEEPAFTFCVIPTSWLETDDGADYARWPPSINSQKELKAIEKMIQDGTPACIEWPIHIVIEKTPEIVRTESPGEEVRSGDGESTNSHGMSQPPVGHGISSQGALTDNRVGDDSLKYVTVSMFNEFRVWQEVENANRKAENETILKNQEKL, from the exons GGCAAAGTGGGTGATAGTCAAGTTTCTAGATTTGCTTGATGATGAGGAGCCTGCTTTTACATTCTGCGTTATTCCGACGTCATGGCTGGAAACAGATGATGGGGCAGACTATGCCAGATGGCCTCCATCTATAAATTCCCAGAAGGAATTGAAAGCTATCGAAAAAATGATACAGGATGGTACCCCAGCATGTATTGAGTGGCCCATCCACATTGTTATTGAAAAAACTCCAGAAATTG TGAGAACAGAGAGTCCTGGAGAGGAGGTACGCAGTGGTGATGGAGAATCAACAAATAGTCACGGCATGTCACAGCCTCCAGTGGGACATGGCATCTCCTCTCAGG GTGCACTGACGGATAATAGGGTTGGAGATGATTCTTTGAAAT ATGTCACTGTATCCATGTTCAATGAATTCAGGGTGTGGCAGGAAGTAGAGAATGCCAACCGGAAAGCCGAAAATGAAACCATATtaaaaaaccaagaaaaattataa